The following are from one region of the Ruficoccus sp. ZRK36 genome:
- a CDS encoding UvrB/UvrC motif-containing protein, whose translation MGESLVCDICGKLATVHLTQIINNQIQKVDLCEECAQKKGVTDPEGFSLADFMAKNIESTSGPDSVEVPSVVCPSCGCTPRDFKRNGRLGCPDCYEAFDSLIQPLLKGMHRGTHHTGKIPHELLHRVGLRKAINRLQDQLAHAVEQEKYEDAARYRDELDQLKSQSEPPAR comes from the coding sequence ATGGGTGAATCGCTAGTATGTGACATCTGCGGCAAGCTTGCCACCGTGCATTTGACGCAGATTATCAATAATCAGATCCAGAAAGTCGATCTGTGCGAGGAATGTGCCCAGAAAAAGGGCGTGACCGACCCGGAAGGCTTTTCTCTGGCTGACTTCATGGCCAAGAACATCGAGTCCACCAGCGGCCCCGACTCCGTCGAGGTGCCCTCAGTGGTGTGCCCGAGCTGTGGCTGCACCCCCCGCGATTTCAAGCGTAATGGCCGTCTGGGCTGCCCGGACTGCTACGAAGCCTTTGACAGCCTTATCCAGCCGCTGCTCAAGGGGATGCATCGCGGCACGCACCATACCGGTAAGATCCCCCATGAGCTCCTGCACCGCGTCGGGCTCCGCAAGGCGATTAACCGCCTCCAGGACCAACTGGCCCACGCCGTAGAGCAGGAGAAGTACGAGGACGCCGCCCGCTATCGCGACGAACTCGACCAGCTTAAATCCCAATCCGAGCCCCCGGCTCGGTGA
- a CDS encoding DJ-1/PfpI family protein yields the protein MERMTVGIVIFDEVEVLDYCGPFEVFSTVRLDEDKRRESQSPFDVKLVSSRAGSVTTSGGMRVTPDCAFADCPPLDILLVPGGWGTRPLLEDAVFLGWLRERAVQVRLLTSVCTGSLLLGQAELLKGRRATTHWKSLDWMAELFPGTEVVRDKHFVRDGNLYTSAGISAGIDMALTLVADVLGEPVARATARHMEYPYPESDARRIEL from the coding sequence ATGGAGCGAATGACGGTCGGGATCGTGATTTTTGACGAGGTCGAGGTGCTCGACTACTGTGGGCCGTTTGAGGTGTTCTCAACCGTGCGGCTGGACGAGGACAAGCGCCGCGAGTCGCAATCGCCCTTCGACGTCAAGCTCGTCTCGTCCCGTGCCGGGTCTGTCACCACCTCCGGCGGGATGCGGGTGACGCCCGATTGCGCTTTTGCCGATTGTCCGCCGCTGGACATCCTGCTCGTGCCGGGCGGGTGGGGGACGCGTCCCCTGCTGGAGGACGCGGTGTTCCTTGGCTGGCTGCGCGAACGCGCCGTTCAGGTGCGCCTGTTGACCTCGGTCTGCACCGGCTCACTGCTGCTGGGGCAGGCCGAGCTGCTCAAGGGCCGCCGCGCCACCACCCACTGGAAGTCGCTGGACTGGATGGCGGAGCTTTTTCCGGGCACCGAGGTGGTGCGCGACAAGCATTTCGTGCGCGACGGCAACCTCTACACCTCGGCCGGGATTTCCGCCGGGATAGACATGGCGCTGACCCTCGTGGCGGACGTTTTGGGGGAGCCGGTGGCCCGAGCCACCGCCCGCCATATGGAGTATCCGTACCCCGAAAGTGATGCCCGGCGCATCGAATTGTAA
- a CDS encoding ATP-dependent Clp protease ATP-binding subunit produces the protein MNNFTPRAQQVLALARKEADRFHHNYVGTEHLLLGLINLGQGVAVNVLQKMGLDLETVRSAVEKQVGTGPETKPSGNIPYTPRVKKVLALAGKEAKALNHSYIGTEHILLGLLREGEGVAARVLKSLDVDIEQCRNAILAELDPNFAGEPGEEPTGAGSGPTQASAADEKKEVKTPALKAFGRDLTELARNGELDPVIGRKNEIRRVIQILCRRTKNNPVLIGEAGVGKTAIVEGLAQEISSGLIPELLADKRVITLDLALMVAGTKYRGQFEERIKAVMDEIRRAKNIIIFIDELHTIVGAGAAEGAMDASNIFKPALSRGELQCIGATTLAEYRKYIEKDSALDRRFQSVKVDAPNIEDTVKILKGIRGKYEDHHKVIYTDEALEAAAKLSDRYITARYLPDKAIDVLDEAGSRARIESLNRPPEIEDMAKEIEEVCAQKEDAISKQHFEEAAKFRDREKQLRSKREQMIEDWKQNREEKQITVDVDELHRVVSDWTGIPLTRMEQAESKKLLALESELQKVIIGQDPATEVIAKALRRSRADLKDPRRPIGSFMFLGPTGVGKTHLAKILAEQMFGDMDSLIQIDMSEYMEKFAVSRLIGSPPGYVGYEEGGQLTEAVRRKPYSCILFDEIEKAHPDVVQLLLQVLEDGRLTDSLGRTVDFRNTVLIMTSNVGADILQKNSAMGFDMGIDMMRDFDKAKDRVLDETKRVFKPEFLNRLTEIILFKPLSKENMIKIVDLELAKVQKRLAHQDIHITLDAPAKEFLIENGYDEKYGARPLRRAVERHLEDPLAEAILRGEVKAGDPIHVTLDGDKLVFTQTTAVG, from the coding sequence ATGAACAACTTCACCCCCCGTGCCCAGCAGGTCCTGGCGCTCGCGCGTAAGGAAGCTGACCGTTTTCACCACAACTACGTGGGCACCGAGCACCTGCTGCTCGGTCTCATTAATCTCGGCCAGGGGGTAGCCGTGAACGTCCTGCAGAAGATGGGCCTGGATCTGGAAACAGTCCGCTCGGCCGTCGAGAAGCAGGTCGGTACCGGGCCTGAAACCAAGCCCAGTGGTAATATCCCCTACACACCTCGCGTCAAAAAGGTCCTCGCCCTCGCCGGTAAGGAAGCCAAGGCGCTTAACCATTCTTATATCGGCACCGAACACATCCTGCTCGGCCTTCTCCGCGAAGGAGAGGGTGTGGCCGCACGTGTGCTCAAGAGCCTCGATGTGGACATCGAGCAGTGCCGCAATGCCATTCTGGCTGAACTGGACCCGAACTTCGCCGGTGAACCTGGTGAAGAGCCGACCGGTGCGGGCTCCGGCCCGACGCAGGCCAGTGCCGCTGACGAGAAGAAGGAAGTCAAGACTCCCGCTCTGAAGGCCTTCGGGCGCGACCTGACCGAGCTGGCCCGCAACGGCGAACTCGACCCGGTCATCGGCCGCAAGAACGAGATCCGCCGCGTCATCCAGATCCTCTGCCGCCGCACCAAGAACAACCCGGTCCTGATCGGGGAGGCGGGTGTCGGTAAGACGGCCATTGTCGAAGGACTGGCCCAGGAGATTTCCTCGGGGCTCATCCCCGAGCTGCTCGCGGACAAGCGCGTCATCACACTCGACCTCGCCCTCATGGTGGCCGGTACCAAGTACCGCGGCCAGTTTGAGGAGCGCATCAAGGCCGTGATGGACGAGATCCGCCGCGCCAAGAACATCATCATCTTTATCGACGAGCTGCACACGATCGTCGGAGCCGGTGCCGCCGAAGGCGCCATGGACGCTTCGAACATCTTCAAGCCCGCCCTCAGCCGAGGCGAGCTGCAGTGCATCGGTGCCACCACGCTGGCCGAGTACCGCAAGTACATCGAAAAGGACAGCGCCCTGGACCGCCGCTTCCAGTCGGTCAAGGTGGACGCTCCGAACATCGAGGACACCGTCAAGATCCTGAAGGGCATCCGGGGCAAGTACGAGGATCACCACAAGGTCATCTACACCGACGAGGCCCTCGAAGCCGCCGCCAAGCTCTCCGACCGCTACATCACCGCCCGGTATCTGCCGGACAAGGCGATCGACGTGCTCGACGAGGCCGGTTCCCGCGCTCGCATCGAGTCGCTCAACCGCCCGCCGGAGATCGAGGACATGGCGAAGGAGATCGAGGAGGTCTGCGCCCAGAAGGAAGACGCCATCAGCAAGCAGCATTTCGAAGAGGCCGCGAAGTTCCGCGACCGCGAGAAGCAGCTCCGCTCCAAGCGTGAGCAGATGATCGAGGACTGGAAGCAGAACCGCGAGGAGAAGCAGATCACCGTCGATGTTGACGAGCTGCACCGCGTGGTCTCTGACTGGACCGGTATCCCGCTCACCCGCATGGAGCAGGCCGAGAGCAAGAAACTGCTCGCCCTCGAAAGCGAACTTCAGAAGGTCATCATCGGGCAGGACCCGGCCACCGAGGTCATCGCCAAGGCCCTGCGCCGCTCGCGTGCTGACCTGAAGGACCCGCGCCGCCCGATCGGTTCGTTCATGTTCCTCGGGCCGACCGGGGTCGGTAAGACGCACCTCGCCAAGATTCTGGCCGAGCAGATGTTCGGCGACATGGACTCACTGATCCAGATCGACATGTCCGAGTACATGGAGAAGTTCGCGGTCAGCCGCTTGATCGGCTCGCCTCCGGGCTACGTCGGGTACGAGGAAGGGGGCCAGCTCACCGAGGCCGTCCGCCGCAAGCCGTACTCGTGCATCCTCTTCGACGAAATCGAAAAGGCGCACCCGGACGTCGTCCAGCTCCTCCTGCAGGTGCTGGAGGATGGCCGCCTGACCGACAGTCTCGGCCGCACGGTGGACTTCCGTAATACCGTGCTGATCATGACTTCGAACGTCGGCGCCGACATTCTCCAGAAAAACAGCGCCATGGGCTTCGATATGGGCATCGACATGATGCGCGACTTCGACAAGGCCAAGGACCGCGTGCTCGACGAGACCAAGCGTGTCTTCAAGCCCGAGTTCCTGAATCGCCTGACCGAGATCATCCTCTTCAAGCCGCTCTCCAAGGAGAACATGATCAAGATCGTCGATCTCGAGCTGGCCAAGGTTCAGAAGCGCCTCGCCCATCAGGACATCCACATCACCCTGGATGCCCCGGCCAAGGAGTTCCTCATCGAGAATGGTTACGACGAAAAGTACGGTGCACGTCCGCTGCGCCGCGCCGTCGAGCGCCACCTCGAGGACCCGCTCGCCGAGGCCATCCTGCGCGGTGAGGTCAAGGCCGGCGACCCGATCCATGTCACCCTCGACGGCGACAAGCTGGTCTTCACCCAGACCACCGCCGTGGGTTGA
- a CDS encoding protein arginine kinase — MTIKPLLDANAELTSGGAPGEPIVMSSRIRLARNLDGRAFPGWAKKTQRREILSACEKAVAQLPQMQRGTVLHLEELSELERQVLVERHLISRELSQSEDASGVVISRDQACSIMINEEDHLRIQVLRTGLGFEDIWEVIDAIDNKLEDLLDFAFSEDLGYLTACPTNLGTGMRASVMLHLPGLVMSNDMEKVIRAVNQMGMVVRGLFGEGSDATGSIFQISNQQTLGESEQEIISRLEREAIHSIIEQEKNARARLLETKPEHVCDKIGRAYGILQNGHLLSSAEAMNLLSLLRLGIDCKFIAEKWRVSIDRLLIELQPGHIQLAAHEPIESDMRDTARARLIREEISKVPSPTFEP, encoded by the coding sequence ATGACGATTAAACCCCTACTTGACGCCAACGCCGAGCTAACCAGCGGCGGGGCACCGGGGGAACCCATCGTGATGAGTTCCCGGATCCGGCTTGCGCGTAACCTCGACGGACGTGCCTTTCCCGGTTGGGCCAAAAAGACCCAGCGCCGGGAAATTTTGTCCGCCTGCGAGAAGGCCGTGGCGCAGTTGCCGCAGATGCAGCGGGGCACCGTTTTGCACCTGGAGGAACTTTCTGAGCTTGAGCGGCAGGTGCTGGTCGAGCGCCATTTGATCAGCCGGGAGCTTTCCCAGTCGGAGGATGCTTCCGGGGTCGTTATCAGCCGCGATCAGGCCTGCTCGATCATGATCAACGAGGAGGACCACCTGCGCATCCAGGTGCTTCGCACGGGGCTCGGTTTCGAGGATATATGGGAGGTCATTGACGCCATCGACAACAAGCTCGAAGACCTCCTCGATTTCGCCTTTTCCGAAGATCTGGGCTACCTGACGGCCTGCCCGACCAATCTCGGTACCGGGATGCGCGCCTCTGTGATGCTGCACCTGCCCGGTCTCGTCATGTCGAACGACATGGAGAAAGTCATTCGCGCCGTCAACCAGATGGGGATGGTCGTACGCGGCCTCTTTGGTGAGGGCTCGGACGCCACGGGAAGCATTTTCCAGATTTCCAACCAGCAGACGCTGGGTGAGAGCGAGCAGGAGATTATCTCGCGCCTGGAGCGCGAGGCGATCCACTCGATCATCGAGCAGGAGAAAAATGCCCGCGCCCGCCTGCTGGAGACGAAACCCGAGCACGTTTGCGACAAGATTGGCCGTGCCTACGGAATTTTGCAAAACGGGCATCTTTTAAGCTCTGCAGAAGCTATGAACCTTCTGTCGCTCCTCCGTCTCGGCATCGACTGCAAGTTCATTGCCGAGAAATGGCGGGTCTCCATCGACCGTCTGCTCATAGAGCTGCAGCCCGGCCACATCCAGCTGGCCGCCCACGAGCCCATCGAGAGCGATATGCGTGATACGGCCCGTGCCCGACTTATCCGGGAAGAAATCAGCAAGGTTCCTTCTCCAACTTTTGAGCCATGA
- the rpmG gene encoding 50S ribosomal protein L33, translated as MPREVVIIECTEARKEGKAASRYMTTRNKKLSQEKVELKKYNPHLRRHTVHKEIRSAAH; from the coding sequence ATGCCCAGAGAAGTCGTAATTATCGAATGCACGGAAGCGCGTAAGGAAGGCAAAGCAGCCTCCCGCTACATGACCACGCGTAACAAGAAGCTTTCCCAGGAGAAGGTTGAACTGAAGAAGTACAACCCGCACCTTCGCCGTCACACGGTGCACAAGGAAATCCGTAGCGCGGCCCACTAA
- a CDS encoding alkaline phosphatase D family protein produces MPLSRFFTLFALFSTLASQSVQAADANVQAGPMVGYVEMREAALWVQTSEAALVQFYYWPEGQPDLRTHTASALTQQQDAYTATLMADRLMPGTTYRYELYLDGEKAPVQYDTKFSTPPDYRDRTPPPDFTVALGGGNYVNEPLYDPLNRTPGDSYHIFLALLAKEPTFMIWLGNNIYLREADWGSRSGMLARYSRNRSQPEMQPLLASVPSIATWSSHDYGPPEADVTFLGRKHTQEAFHRFWPNPDYGLTEELGMACTMRWGDAEFFILDDRSFRDLTSLSDERKQVLGKQQTNWLIQALRKSTATFKVVVMGSPMLNPAENPGHFIAAPQERNDLIQQITWAEIEGLFFVSGGKDFGELTKMVRSAAPDVYELTLGPLTGRPAEETSELNYFRVPGTTVFERQFATLSFHGAEGSRQLTVTVYDADGNQKWTRTFDRADMGE; encoded by the coding sequence ATGCCCTTATCCCGCTTTTTTACCCTATTCGCCCTTTTTAGCACACTCGCCTCCCAGAGCGTACAGGCCGCCGATGCCAACGTTCAGGCCGGGCCAATGGTCGGCTACGTCGAGATGCGCGAAGCCGCCCTGTGGGTGCAGACGAGCGAAGCCGCCCTCGTGCAGTTCTACTACTGGCCCGAAGGCCAGCCAGATCTCCGCACGCACACGGCAAGCGCCCTCACCCAGCAGCAGGACGCCTACACGGCCACCCTGATGGCCGACCGTCTGATGCCCGGCACGACCTATCGCTACGAGCTCTATCTGGACGGTGAAAAGGCTCCGGTCCAGTACGACACGAAGTTCTCCACGCCCCCCGACTACCGGGACCGCACTCCCCCGCCAGACTTTACGGTGGCCCTCGGAGGCGGTAACTATGTCAACGAGCCGCTTTACGATCCGCTTAACCGGACCCCCGGCGACAGCTACCACATCTTTCTCGCCCTCCTGGCCAAGGAGCCGACGTTCATGATCTGGCTGGGGAACAACATTTACCTGCGTGAGGCCGACTGGGGCTCACGCTCGGGCATGCTTGCCCGCTACAGCCGTAACCGCTCCCAGCCCGAGATGCAGCCCCTCCTCGCCTCTGTCCCCAGTATCGCCACCTGGAGCAGCCACGACTACGGCCCACCGGAGGCGGACGTGACCTTCCTCGGCCGCAAGCATACCCAGGAAGCCTTTCACCGCTTCTGGCCAAACCCCGATTACGGGTTGACCGAAGAGCTCGGGATGGCCTGCACCATGCGCTGGGGCGACGCTGAGTTTTTCATCCTCGATGACCGCTCGTTCCGCGACCTGACCTCCCTCAGCGACGAGCGCAAGCAGGTACTTGGCAAGCAACAAACAAACTGGCTCATCCAAGCCCTGCGCAAGAGCACCGCGACCTTCAAAGTCGTTGTCATGGGCTCTCCCATGCTCAACCCCGCTGAAAACCCCGGGCACTTCATCGCCGCCCCGCAGGAGCGCAACGACCTCATCCAGCAGATTACCTGGGCTGAAATTGAGGGGCTGTTCTTCGTCAGCGGGGGCAAGGATTTCGGCGAATTGACCAAGATGGTCCGCTCGGCCGCCCCGGATGTCTACGAGCTCACGCTCGGGCCCTTAACCGGACGCCCCGCTGAGGAAACCAGCGAGCTGAATTACTTCCGCGTGCCGGGCACCACGGTCTTTGAGCGGCAGTTTGCCACCCTCTCCTTCCATGGGGCCGAGGGCAGCCGCCAGCTGACCGTCACGGTGTACGATGCCGACGGCAACCAGAAGTGGACGCGCACCTTTGACCGTGCGGACATGGGCGAATAA
- a CDS encoding Mrp/NBP35 family ATP-binding protein → MIDDTLLPALKQVKYPGFSRDIVSFGLVTGATVEGNRAVVALAVSTADERIPRLLKQDVEQALATVQGIEGADVHISVTVPKNAGHGQKRNVQGPEQQRLPGVKKIIAVASGKGGVGKSTVAVNLACAFDKLLSEKGRPHQVGLMDCDIYGPSVPLMMGMSARPEVRDNMLTPLENFGIRVMSMGFLLDESTPVVWRGPMVMKTIQQFAANVDWGEMDILVVDLPPGTGDAQLSLVQTLPLDGAVIVTTPQGVAVSVTRRGAMMFGKVNVPLLGVAENMSYLENPDGSKSYIFGQGGGEVAARDLETPLLGQIPLDPSISQGSERGIPSVIGHPDSTAGQSFVEMARTLLTKLEL, encoded by the coding sequence ATGATCGACGACACGCTACTGCCCGCCCTCAAACAGGTAAAATATCCCGGTTTCAGCCGGGACATCGTTTCTTTTGGTCTCGTCACCGGGGCCACCGTCGAAGGCAATCGCGCCGTCGTCGCACTGGCCGTGAGCACTGCCGACGAGCGCATCCCCCGCCTCCTCAAGCAGGACGTGGAGCAGGCCCTGGCCACCGTGCAGGGCATTGAGGGAGCAGATGTCCACATCTCCGTGACGGTCCCGAAAAACGCCGGACACGGCCAGAAGCGTAACGTGCAGGGCCCTGAGCAGCAGCGTCTGCCCGGTGTGAAAAAGATCATTGCCGTGGCCAGCGGTAAGGGCGGTGTGGGCAAAAGCACTGTGGCGGTTAACCTCGCCTGCGCCTTTGACAAGCTCCTCTCCGAAAAAGGCCGCCCCCACCAGGTCGGCCTCATGGACTGCGATATTTACGGCCCCTCCGTCCCCCTGATGATGGGTATGAGCGCACGACCCGAGGTCCGCGACAACATGCTGACCCCGCTGGAAAACTTCGGCATCCGGGTCATGTCGATGGGCTTCCTGCTCGACGAGTCCACCCCGGTCGTCTGGCGCGGCCCGATGGTCATGAAGACCATCCAGCAGTTTGCCGCTAATGTGGACTGGGGCGAAATGGACATCCTCGTGGTGGACCTGCCGCCGGGCACCGGCGACGCGCAGCTGTCTCTCGTGCAGACCCTACCGCTGGACGGAGCCGTCATCGTCACGACGCCACAGGGCGTCGCCGTCAGCGTCACCCGCCGCGGTGCCATGATGTTCGGCAAGGTCAACGTCCCCCTCCTCGGCGTGGCTGAAAACATGAGCTACCTGGAAAACCCGGACGGCTCGAAGAGCTACATCTTCGGACAGGGTGGCGGTGAGGTCGCCGCGCGTGATCTGGAAACGCCCCTGCTGGGGCAGATCCCGCTCGACCCAAGCATCAGCCAGGGCAGCGAACGCGGGATACCCTCCGTCATTGGCCACCCGGATAGCACCGCCGGACAAAGCTTTGTCGAAATGGCCCGCACACTGCTGACAAAACTTGAACTATAG
- the sppA gene encoding signal peptide peptidase SppA, with product MKAFLKMVAANLTALSIALGVCIMGGFFLMILFALVSANQPKPTVKDEAVLVVDLWMNISDAPPEASLGAAVNQVIYGPEVPRLSVLEVVDGIERAAQDDRIEALFLYGSLIPDNYGSGLAALREVREAIEHFKATGKPVYAYAIDPTMRDYYLMASADEVVLNPFGLLSINGLASEMMYFGQAFEKYGIGVQTTRVGKYKSAVEMFTGSQMSEPDKLQVTELLNDIWGQILADVASGRELDVQQLRALSNEQGFFTGQMALEAGLVDRVAYLDEVIDTLVDEVGYDEQAESFRQVALADYVKLAGFGPEHRYGGNQIAVVYAEGDIVDGEGFKNQVGGDRLARDLRNLCDDPDVAAIVLRVNSPGGSALASEVIQREMREARDKKPVIVSMGSLAASGGYWISAYSDRIFAEPTTITGSIGVFGLFFNVEDIAAEHGITFDGVKTSTYADLFTISRPKSEEEMALVQQYTDFLYDAFINKVAEGRDLSPEQVQRIAQGRVWSGEDALEIGLVDEIGGLGDAIRYAADEAGVADYYTVTQIPERMNFPQALERAMQGGGQQPPVAKTSADLLSQLEARLKAELGMVRSFNDPKGIYARLPFSLEIR from the coding sequence ATGAAAGCCTTCCTTAAGATGGTTGCGGCCAACCTCACCGCGCTCTCCATCGCCCTGGGCGTGTGTATCATGGGCGGGTTTTTCCTCATGATCCTGTTTGCGCTGGTCTCGGCGAATCAGCCCAAGCCCACCGTCAAGGACGAGGCGGTCCTCGTAGTGGACTTGTGGATGAATATTTCTGACGCACCCCCCGAGGCGAGCCTGGGCGCCGCCGTCAACCAGGTGATCTACGGCCCCGAGGTCCCGCGCCTGTCTGTGCTGGAGGTCGTGGACGGGATCGAGCGTGCCGCTCAGGATGACCGCATCGAGGCTCTATTTCTCTATGGCAGCCTGATCCCTGATAACTACGGATCGGGGCTGGCCGCCCTGCGCGAAGTGCGTGAGGCGATCGAGCACTTTAAGGCGACCGGCAAGCCTGTCTACGCCTATGCCATCGACCCGACCATGCGGGACTACTACCTGATGGCTTCCGCGGACGAAGTGGTGCTGAACCCCTTTGGCCTGCTCAGCATCAACGGTCTCGCCAGCGAGATGATGTACTTCGGGCAGGCTTTCGAGAAGTACGGGATCGGCGTGCAGACGACGCGGGTCGGTAAGTATAAGTCCGCGGTCGAGATGTTTACCGGTTCACAGATGAGCGAGCCCGACAAGCTGCAGGTCACCGAGCTGCTGAATGACATCTGGGGTCAGATCCTCGCCGATGTCGCCAGTGGCCGCGAGCTCGATGTGCAGCAGCTTCGTGCGCTGAGCAACGAGCAGGGCTTCTTTACCGGGCAGATGGCACTGGAGGCTGGACTGGTCGACCGAGTGGCCTATCTGGACGAGGTGATCGACACGCTCGTGGATGAGGTCGGCTACGATGAGCAGGCCGAGTCCTTCCGGCAGGTCGCACTGGCAGACTATGTGAAGCTGGCCGGGTTCGGGCCCGAGCACCGCTATGGCGGTAACCAGATCGCAGTCGTTTACGCAGAGGGCGACATTGTCGATGGTGAGGGCTTTAAAAATCAAGTCGGGGGTGATCGGCTCGCCCGTGATCTGCGCAACCTGTGCGATGACCCCGACGTCGCGGCTATCGTGCTACGCGTAAACAGCCCCGGAGGCAGCGCGCTGGCTTCTGAGGTCATCCAGCGGGAAATGCGTGAGGCTCGGGACAAGAAGCCCGTGATCGTCTCCATGGGGTCGCTGGCCGCCAGTGGTGGCTACTGGATCTCCGCCTACTCAGACCGGATCTTTGCCGAGCCGACGACCATCACCGGTTCGATTGGTGTTTTCGGATTGTTCTTTAATGTCGAAGATATCGCGGCAGAGCACGGCATCACCTTTGACGGTGTGAAAACCTCGACCTACGCCGACTTGTTCACCATCTCGCGCCCGAAGAGCGAGGAAGAGATGGCCCTCGTGCAGCAGTACACGGATTTTCTCTACGATGCCTTTATCAATAAGGTGGCCGAGGGGCGCGACCTGAGTCCCGAGCAGGTGCAGCGTATTGCACAGGGGCGGGTCTGGTCCGGTGAGGATGCGCTTGAGATCGGGCTGGTCGATGAGATCGGCGGTCTTGGGGACGCTATCCGCTATGCCGCCGATGAGGCAGGAGTCGCTGACTACTATACCGTCACCCAGATCCCTGAGCGGATGAACTTCCCGCAGGCTTTGGAACGCGCCATGCAGGGTGGGGGACAGCAGCCTCCTGTGGCGAAGACATCGGCCGACCTGCTCAGCCAGCTCGAAGCCCGCCTCAAGGCCGAGCTGGGGATGGTCCGCTCTTTCAATGACCCGAAGGGGATTTACGCACGCCTGCCATTTTCACTTGAAATACGCTGA
- a CDS encoding DUF4032 domain-containing protein translates to MKAPSRRSNPNGKDFVQRSSLYQEFLAEREEILKHKWLESEKVGHDIGFERALLDWIRNHRDNWRAGRQSQASN, encoded by the coding sequence ATGAAAGCCCCGTCACGCAGATCCAACCCCAACGGCAAGGATTTCGTCCAGCGCTCCAGTCTTTATCAGGAGTTCCTGGCCGAACGGGAGGAGATTCTCAAACACAAGTGGCTTGAGTCCGAAAAGGTCGGCCACGACATCGGATTTGAGCGAGCTCTCCTGGACTGGATCCGTAATCATCGGGATAACTGGCGCGCCGGACGCCAGAGCCAGGCGAGTAACTAG
- a CDS encoding carbohydrate porin, with protein sequence MRYPTALRIGCLCTLLAGPMYAADNTDSTPTANQPADATAQADTQASQPTSFWDDMAQREYLLGDAWGARPTLEELGLSLDISFAMNIAGNAVGGNNQGVTQVNSTGVNFGVDFEKLAEVDGLTFFASMAYRSGTSLTQRHIHNIVSVQQLYGNQTYRLVNLYAQQTFLNDTMAIKAGRIAQFDDFSITPSFSFYMNNGFDGQPVGFFFMGPFTAYPVTTWGALVSGGAATGDQDGFYGKLGAYGADSDLGNPDNHGTNFSFNFDQGANIMGEIGYKRNWTDDTTGHPGKYSIGGWVFTGPFQKNLGGTTDNIGGIYYMFEQNVFREGRNMAEPNSTRLEDRQVWGSDQSFMDVVQGLYVWSSGQLNLSDEAFQSDFFVSGGAYYRGLFPGRDQDILAFGAAWLNFSDSYSQSQQSIGQGAPDYELELELGYRYQVTEYFYVQPNIQGIINPGGTHQLDDALVIGLQLQVDF encoded by the coding sequence ATGCGTTACCCCACCGCTCTCCGTATCGGGTGCTTGTGCACCCTGCTTGCCGGCCCCATGTATGCGGCTGACAACACCGATAGTACCCCCACCGCTAATCAACCCGCAGATGCGACCGCTCAGGCGGACACGCAGGCCTCTCAGCCCACCTCGTTTTGGGATGACATGGCGCAGCGCGAATACCTCCTCGGCGATGCCTGGGGAGCGAGACCGACGCTTGAAGAGCTTGGCCTGTCGCTGGACATCTCCTTTGCCATGAATATCGCCGGTAACGCCGTAGGCGGGAATAACCAGGGCGTGACGCAGGTTAACAGCACGGGTGTAAACTTCGGCGTCGACTTTGAAAAACTGGCCGAAGTTGACGGGCTGACGTTCTTCGCCTCGATGGCCTACCGCAGTGGTACCAGCCTGACCCAGCGACACATCCATAACATCGTCAGCGTTCAGCAGCTCTACGGGAACCAGACTTACCGGCTGGTTAACCTCTACGCGCAGCAGACTTTCCTGAATGATACCATGGCGATCAAAGCTGGTCGTATCGCACAGTTTGACGACTTCTCAATCACGCCTTCGTTCAGTTTCTACATGAACAACGGTTTCGACGGGCAGCCGGTCGGGTTCTTCTTCATGGGACCGTTCACCGCCTACCCGGTAACGACTTGGGGTGCCCTCGTCAGTGGTGGCGCAGCCACGGGCGATCAGGATGGCTTTTATGGTAAGCTTGGTGCCTACGGTGCTGACTCGGACCTCGGTAACCCCGACAACCACGGTACGAACTTCAGCTTCAACTTCGATCAGGGCGCCAACATCATGGGTGAGATCGGGTACAAGCGTAACTGGACCGATGATACGACCGGCCACCCCGGTAAGTACTCGATAGGCGGCTGGGTCTTCACCGGCCCGTTCCAGAAGAACCTCGGCGGTACGACCGACAACATCGGCGGTATCTACTACATGTTTGAGCAGAATGTCTTCCGTGAAGGCAGAAACATGGCTGAGCCGAACTCCACCCGTCTGGAAGACCGGCAGGTCTGGGGCTCCGACCAGAGCTTTATGGACGTCGTGCAGGGGCTCTACGTGTGGAGCAGCGGTCAACTCAACCTGAGTGACGAGGCTTTCCAGTCAGATTTCTTTGTCAGTGGTGGTGCCTACTATCGGGGGCTGTTCCCCGGCCGCGATCAGGACATCCTCGCCTTTGGTGCGGCCTGGCTGAACTTCAGCGACAGCTACTCGCAGTCCCAGCAGAGCATCGGGCAGGGCGCTCCTGACTATGAGCTCGAGCTGGAGTTGGGCTACCGCTATCAGGTGACGGAGTATTTCTACGTCCAACCGAACATCCAGGGCATCATCAATCCGGGTGGCACGCACCAGCTGGATGACGCACTCGTCATCGGCCTGCAGCTCCAGGTGGACTTCTAA